From Gimesia panareensis, the proteins below share one genomic window:
- a CDS encoding pyridoxal phosphate-dependent aminotransferase — protein sequence MSEEWIADRMSLIDASGIRKVFDLAANMKNPINLSIGQPHFDTPDVIKDALCQAVRDGKNAYSQSQGIAPLIEKIQAQVDETYHHEDRQVFISSGTSGALMLVLNALVNPGDEVIVFDPYFVMYTHLTRVVGGKPVFVETYPDFKIDLEKVRAAITDKTKLILFNSPSNPTGHVASEEETRALAELAAEKNIALVSDEIYRSFCYDGPFISPATYNEKVIVIDGFSKSHSMTGHRLGFVHGPKAVMQQMIKLQQYTFVCAPHPVQWAGLAALECDISGRVAEYKEKRDLMRDRLSDRFEIAGAQGAFYMFVKTPWGTGTEFCTEAIKNNLLIIPGNVFSNQDTHFRISYAQENPVLEAGAEILNRLADRKM from the coding sequence ATGAGTGAAGAATGGATAGCCGACCGGATGAGCCTGATTGATGCTTCTGGAATCCGGAAGGTTTTTGATCTGGCGGCGAATATGAAAAATCCGATCAACCTCAGTATCGGACAGCCCCACTTCGATACCCCCGATGTAATCAAAGATGCGTTATGCCAGGCGGTGCGGGACGGCAAAAACGCATACAGCCAGTCACAGGGAATTGCGCCGCTGATCGAAAAGATCCAGGCACAGGTGGATGAGACCTATCATCACGAAGATCGCCAGGTATTTATTTCCAGCGGCACCAGCGGAGCGCTGATGCTCGTGCTCAATGCCCTGGTGAATCCGGGTGATGAAGTGATTGTCTTTGATCCCTACTTCGTGATGTATACGCATCTGACGCGTGTGGTGGGGGGCAAACCGGTCTTTGTGGAAACCTATCCCGACTTCAAGATCGACTTGGAAAAAGTTCGGGCGGCAATCACCGACAAAACCAAGCTGATTCTGTTTAACAGCCCGAGCAACCCGACAGGGCACGTGGCTTCGGAAGAGGAGACCCGGGCACTGGCGGAACTGGCAGCCGAAAAAAATATCGCACTGGTCAGCGACGAGATCTATCGCTCTTTCTGTTATGACGGTCCCTTTATCAGTCCAGCGACCTACAACGAGAAAGTGATCGTGATTGACGGCTTCAGCAAATCGCATTCGATGACCGGGCATCGGCTGGGGTTCGTCCATGGACCCAAAGCGGTGATGCAGCAGATGATCAAGCTGCAGCAATACACGTTCGTCTGTGCGCCGCATCCCGTGCAGTGGGCCGGTCTGGCAGCACTGGAGTGTGACATCTCAGGACGCGTGGCAGAGTACAAGGAAAAGCGGGATCTGATGCGGGATCGGCTCTCGGATCGATTCGAGATCGCCGGGGCCCAGGGGGCGTTTTACATGTTCGTGAAAACGCCCTGGGGAACCGGGACGGAATTCTGTACCGAAGCGATCAAAAATAACCTGCTGATCATACCGGGGAATGTGTTCAGTAATCAGGATACGCATTTCCGGATCTCCTATGCCCAGGAAAACCCGGTTCTGGAAGCGGGGGCAGAAATCCTGAATCGTCTGGCAGACCGTAAAATGTGA
- a CDS encoding NUDIX hydrolase → MSEADETLIETRFLRLVKRGRWEFVQRANASGVVCLFPLTRDYRVILVEQFRPPVNAPVIEFPAGLAGDIAGQEDEQLETAALRELEEETGYTAGRISSLGSTVSSAGLSDEAVQFFLALDLEQVSEGGGDESENITVHSVPFAEIEDWLNAAEARGCLLDARIYAGLYFLSKHVPATS, encoded by the coding sequence ATGAGTGAAGCCGATGAGACGTTGATCGAAACCCGTTTTTTGAGGTTGGTCAAGCGGGGGCGCTGGGAATTTGTGCAACGTGCCAACGCTTCGGGGGTGGTCTGCCTGTTCCCACTGACCCGGGATTACCGGGTGATTCTGGTCGAACAGTTCCGTCCTCCCGTGAATGCGCCGGTGATTGAATTCCCGGCCGGTCTGGCGGGGGATATCGCAGGGCAGGAAGATGAGCAGCTGGAAACGGCGGCGCTGCGGGAACTGGAGGAAGAGACCGGTTATACCGCGGGGCGGATCAGTTCCCTGGGGTCTACGGTCTCTTCGGCCGGCCTGAGCGATGAAGCAGTCCAGTTTTTTCTGGCCCTCGATCTGGAGCAGGTTTCGGAGGGGGGAGGGGATGAATCGGAAAATATCACGGTGCACAGTGTCCCGTTTGCCGAAATTGAGGACTGGCTGAACGCGGCTGAAGCGCGAGGCTGTCTGCTGGATGCGCGAATTTATGCCGGCCTGTATTTTCTATCCAAACATGTGCCCGCCACTTCCTGA
- a CDS encoding SMP-30/gluconolactonase/LRE family protein produces MKQLALVLLTVLLVQNSLHAEESVVDTSSPLETIATDFGLADGPAWDGRGTLYFPDVKGGKLYRYQPRSGKVQVFLNDAGRISASFYDHGKLYLSDNGNSEICVLEGKQKKRINGQPNDVKPPRRPNDLVVDQTGGIYYTLTGPGEVIWISPEGKQSVAIKEIKTPNGITLSPDGQTLYVAAYVPKEIWAYDVTKPGVVKNGRLFATMDDGPDKGADGMTIDRAGNVYCAGAADIWIWNPKGKLLAKIHTPTRPINCTFGDQDMRSLYITGFGGLYRQRMNAYGCMPEPAVSENTGNRPSTEVPESVTPHLNVVYGQAGPRKLLADIFVPSKGTGPFPAVVVVHGGGWLNGDKTKFRALAIALAERGYVTMAVGYRLGYEAKFPAGIQDCNAAVRFLRAEAAKYEVDPQRIGAVGGSAGGHLVGLMAAAPHAKQLQGDAGYADRTSKLQAAIVMAGPMMMASGSVAERSRKDPKKSNSNQWLGKTIDEAPELYELSDAYLHLSKETPPLLFMTGEFDNPERNAPSREKLKSLGVPTGIKVYPKGKHGCWNQLPWFNDMVADMDQFFQQHLKK; encoded by the coding sequence ATGAAACAGCTCGCTCTCGTATTGCTCACAGTTCTCCTTGTGCAGAATTCCCTGCACGCAGAGGAGTCCGTCGTCGACACGTCCTCACCGCTGGAAACCATCGCCACCGACTTTGGTCTGGCCGACGGTCCCGCCTGGGATGGACGCGGCACACTTTATTTCCCGGACGTCAAAGGAGGGAAACTGTACCGTTATCAACCCCGCTCCGGCAAGGTACAGGTCTTTCTGAATGACGCAGGCCGGATCAGCGCCAGCTTCTATGATCATGGGAAACTCTACCTCTCAGATAACGGCAACAGTGAAATCTGCGTGCTTGAGGGCAAACAGAAAAAACGCATCAACGGTCAGCCCAATGACGTCAAACCACCGCGGCGTCCGAATGACCTGGTTGTCGATCAGACGGGGGGCATCTATTACACGCTCACCGGCCCCGGCGAAGTCATCTGGATCTCCCCGGAAGGCAAACAGTCGGTCGCCATCAAAGAGATCAAGACACCGAACGGAATTACTTTGTCCCCCGATGGACAGACCCTGTATGTCGCCGCCTACGTTCCCAAAGAAATCTGGGCTTATGACGTGACGAAACCGGGCGTCGTTAAAAACGGACGCCTGTTTGCCACCATGGACGACGGGCCCGATAAGGGAGCCGACGGTATGACCATCGATCGCGCCGGAAACGTCTACTGTGCCGGTGCTGCCGATATCTGGATCTGGAATCCTAAAGGCAAACTGCTGGCCAAAATTCATACGCCCACCCGGCCGATCAACTGCACCTTCGGCGACCAGGATATGCGTTCGCTCTATATCACCGGTTTTGGTGGTCTGTATCGCCAGCGGATGAACGCCTATGGCTGTATGCCGGAGCCTGCCGTTTCGGAAAACACCGGCAATCGTCCTTCTACAGAAGTACCTGAGTCAGTAACACCACACCTGAACGTCGTCTACGGTCAGGCGGGGCCCCGTAAACTCCTCGCTGATATTTTTGTCCCCAGCAAAGGAACAGGACCGTTCCCGGCGGTCGTCGTCGTGCACGGCGGAGGCTGGCTGAATGGAGACAAAACCAAATTCCGGGCGCTGGCAATCGCACTGGCTGAACGAGGCTATGTCACCATGGCCGTCGGTTACCGCCTGGGATATGAAGCCAAATTCCCGGCAGGAATTCAGGACTGCAACGCCGCAGTTCGCTTTCTGCGAGCTGAAGCCGCTAAGTACGAAGTCGATCCGCAGCGTATCGGCGCGGTCGGCGGTTCTGCCGGCGGACACCTGGTCGGACTGATGGCGGCTGCCCCACACGCCAAACAGCTTCAGGGAGACGCCGGCTATGCTGATCGCACTTCCAAACTCCAGGCCGCGATCGTGATGGCAGGACCGATGATGATGGCTTCCGGTTCCGTCGCGGAACGTTCCCGCAAGGATCCGAAAAAATCCAACTCGAACCAGTGGCTGGGCAAGACCATCGACGAAGCACCGGAACTGTATGAGCTCAGCGATGCCTATCTGCATCTCTCAAAAGAGACACCGCCACTGCTGTTCATGACCGGAGAATTTGACAATCCCGAACGCAATGCGCCGTCACGGGAAAAGCTCAAATCACTGGGCGTACCGACCGGGATCAAAGTCTATCCCAAGGGCAAACACGGCTGCTGGAACCAGCTTCCCTGGTTCAATGACATGGTCGCCGATATGGACCAGTTTTTCCAGCAACACCTGAAGAAGTAA
- a CDS encoding uracil-DNA glycosylase has translation MSKSNWNQLNRKITDCSLCERLREHCLKIAEEKRKAFLDWDYWGKPVPNFGDPQAELLIVGLAPAAHGANRTGRMFTGDRSGDWLYRGLHKAGFATQPEAVSSDDGLELINCAITATCHCAPPANKPTREEIENCHPWLEQTVDLLPVKVFLALGQIGWKAVLDFKKRQDKLSGKRPAFGHGAAYQFPDGHWLVGSYHPSQQNTFTGRLTEPMFDAVFELVKTKLND, from the coding sequence ATGTCGAAGTCAAACTGGAATCAACTGAACCGAAAGATCACGGACTGCAGCCTCTGTGAACGTCTGCGTGAGCACTGCCTGAAAATCGCGGAAGAAAAACGGAAAGCCTTTCTGGACTGGGACTACTGGGGCAAACCGGTCCCCAACTTCGGGGATCCGCAGGCGGAACTGCTGATCGTTGGACTGGCTCCCGCAGCCCATGGGGCCAACCGGACCGGCCGCATGTTTACCGGCGACCGCAGCGGGGACTGGCTCTACCGCGGTCTGCACAAAGCGGGCTTTGCCACGCAACCCGAAGCGGTCAGCAGCGATGATGGCCTGGAGCTGATTAATTGCGCGATCACTGCAACCTGCCACTGTGCCCCTCCAGCCAACAAGCCAACGCGCGAAGAAATCGAAAACTGTCACCCCTGGCTGGAACAGACGGTCGACCTGCTCCCCGTGAAAGTCTTCCTCGCCCTGGGACAGATCGGCTGGAAAGCGGTGCTGGATTTCAAAAAGCGTCAGGACAAACTGTCGGGCAAACGACCGGCCTTTGGCCATGGAGCCGCTTATCAGTTTCCCGACGGGCACTGGCTCGTCGGCAGCTATCATCCCAGCCAGCAGAACACGTTTACCGGCCGGCTGACCGAGCCCATGTTCGATGCGGTCTTTGAACTCGTCAAAACAAAACTGAATGACTGA
- a CDS encoding formyltetrahydrofolate deformylase, whose translation MQVTITAVGPDNRGLADPIVHYVTGVGANIHEIQMYDHDSERLFAMLLRIDWPVEVEPVAVLRERILQIGEQKGLVLRVWARDEHARPPRIAICTTYRSEPAAAVLNAIQEGVINAEPAVIIGNRDRCQSLAAEHGLDFHNIGDERGNPDNDQMVALFDQYDVDYVLLARYMRVLPPRICWSFAGGRIVNLHHGLLPSFPGFQPYEDAYSHHMLTFGATIHFIIPELDAGNQIIHQNAFTVSPGTSLKEIKRIGETEHEPECLVEGVRRVVDREVELHFHRVVSINGKN comes from the coding sequence ATGCAAGTTACCATTACAGCCGTCGGTCCGGACAATCGTGGATTAGCCGATCCTATCGTGCATTACGTCACCGGAGTGGGGGCGAATATTCATGAAATCCAGATGTACGATCATGATTCAGAACGCCTGTTCGCGATGCTGCTGCGGATTGACTGGCCGGTCGAAGTGGAGCCGGTCGCAGTCCTGCGGGAGCGGATTCTGCAGATCGGCGAGCAGAAAGGACTGGTGTTACGGGTCTGGGCTCGTGACGAGCATGCACGTCCACCCCGGATCGCGATCTGTACGACGTACCGCAGCGAACCTGCGGCTGCGGTATTGAATGCGATCCAGGAAGGAGTCATCAATGCAGAGCCGGCCGTGATCATCGGGAACCGGGATCGCTGCCAGTCCCTGGCGGCAGAGCATGGGCTGGATTTTCATAATATCGGCGACGAGCGTGGGAATCCGGATAACGACCAGATGGTGGCGCTGTTTGATCAATATGATGTCGACTATGTTCTGCTCGCCCGTTACATGCGCGTGCTGCCTCCCCGGATCTGCTGGAGTTTTGCCGGGGGACGAATTGTCAACCTGCATCATGGTCTGCTGCCCTCCTTTCCGGGTTTTCAGCCTTACGAAGATGCTTACAGCCATCACATGCTGACGTTTGGTGCCACGATCCATTTCATCATTCCCGAACTGGATGCAGGCAATCAGATCATTCATCAGAATGCCTTCACAGTTTCGCCGGGAACTTCGCTGAAAGAGATCAAGCGGATCGGGGAAACGGAACACGAACCCGAATGCCTGGTGGAAGGAGTTCGCCGGGTGGTCGATCGCGAGGTCGAACTGCACTTTCATCGCGTCGTGAGCATCAATGGTAAGAATTGA
- a CDS encoding nucleotidyltransferase family protein: MTPRRLFAVIPAAGHSRRMGTHKLLLSLGKETVIQRLIRGLGISRICRIIIVARRADQSFAAHLAGEDVELVQPEVDPPDMKASVQAALRWIEAHYHPTEEDSWLLIPADHPVLKPDLIERLCEVWSQSAARIMIPTFEGQKGHPAFFRWSVAKEVFQLGAEQGINALWKEGTASPMLWECEDPEILIDLDTPTDLEAVRQRFAPDFE, encoded by the coding sequence ATGACACCACGCAGACTGTTTGCCGTCATTCCCGCAGCCGGGCACAGCCGACGGATGGGGACGCACAAGCTGCTGCTCTCCCTGGGGAAAGAGACCGTCATCCAGAGGTTGATCAGGGGACTGGGTATTTCCCGGATCTGTCGGATCATCATCGTGGCACGCCGTGCGGATCAGTCTTTCGCAGCGCACCTGGCAGGAGAGGATGTGGAGCTCGTGCAACCGGAGGTCGATCCGCCCGACATGAAAGCCAGTGTGCAGGCGGCACTGCGATGGATTGAAGCACATTATCATCCCACAGAGGAAGACAGCTGGCTGCTCATCCCGGCTGACCATCCGGTGCTCAAGCCGGACTTGATCGAACGTTTGTGTGAAGTCTGGTCACAGAGTGCTGCCCGGATCATGATTCCCACGTTTGAGGGACAGAAGGGGCACCCGGCGTTCTTTCGCTGGTCCGTCGCGAAAGAGGTCTTTCAGCTTGGGGCGGAGCAGGGGATCAATGCGCTCTGGAAAGAGGGGACGGCGTCGCCGATGCTCTGGGAATGTGAGGATCCGGAAATATTAATCGACCTGGATACCCCCACCGATCTGGAAGCGGTGCGACAGCGATTTGCCCCCGATTTTGAATGA
- the surE gene encoding 5'/3'-nucleotidase SurE: MQILLTNDDGIHAPGLRSLQAALTQLGDVEVVAPLSEQSGVGLSITYLHPLMIHQEFEGEKHWGWAVAGSPADCVKLGILEFCPQKPDLIVSGINSGSNVGINVLYSGTVAGAIEGAFAGIPSIAISAASSFSNDVKPDYDRWAEQSIPIIRQLLQQQETSADRLWNINFPETRPEWPRGVKWTSLGVKRHFDVMEKRIDPRGRPYFWSGLDPIINHQLEAGTDIQELSEGYVTVTPLKYDLTDHDQLDLSLNEQGREFDLPPG; encoded by the coding sequence GTGCAAATCCTGTTAACCAATGATGATGGTATTCATGCCCCCGGGCTGCGCAGCCTGCAGGCGGCACTTACGCAACTGGGGGATGTAGAAGTCGTCGCCCCCCTTTCCGAGCAGAGTGGAGTAGGGTTGAGCATCACTTATCTGCATCCCCTCATGATACACCAGGAATTCGAGGGGGAAAAGCATTGGGGCTGGGCGGTCGCCGGCAGTCCCGCGGACTGTGTCAAGCTCGGCATTCTGGAATTCTGTCCGCAGAAACCGGATCTGATCGTCAGTGGTATCAATTCCGGATCGAACGTCGGTATTAACGTGCTCTATTCCGGCACAGTGGCCGGTGCCATCGAAGGCGCCTTTGCGGGAATACCTTCTATCGCGATCTCCGCAGCCAGCAGTTTCTCCAATGACGTCAAACCGGACTATGACCGCTGGGCAGAACAGAGCATTCCCATCATCCGCCAGTTGCTGCAACAGCAGGAAACTTCTGCCGACCGGCTCTGGAATATCAATTTCCCTGAAACCCGGCCAGAATGGCCTCGCGGCGTCAAATGGACTTCGCTGGGAGTCAAACGTCATTTTGACGTCATGGAAAAACGCATCGATCCGCGCGGGCGTCCCTACTTCTGGAGCGGCCTGGATCCCATCATCAATCACCAGCTGGAAGCAGGCACGGATATCCAGGAACTCTCGGAAGGCTACGTAACCGTGACGCCACTCAAATACGATCTGACGGACCATGACCAGCTCGATCTCTCACTGAACGAACAGGGACGGGAATTCGATCTCCCCCCTGGCTGA
- a CDS encoding PAS domain S-box protein, whose product MDQTESQDHASLASRFLSETFPELQNRDFLDHLSDVNHQLLRKILSITPLIIWAVDREGIVTLSEGGGLTKLGYEPGEWVGKSIFKEFADDAELIDLFNRTLSGEKNHLVRTVGAQTLDVEYTPLYNDEQQVDGFLSVAVDISEKVASEEELRRSEERFSTIFQVNPIAMCITEIDTGIFIEVNENFLTALQCTREEILGKSAFDIGFWPSKETRREMIEKVKNEGTAKELYFDFIIPNGTRLCTMLSAVQIYFRGETFLLSCVKDVTRERAALDELEKLNEHLEARVASRTAELQQAHASLNEEYTKRNRLYRALQQTEARWRSLVTNAPDTILTVDIDGTILYLNHPIAGQKMEKVIGASIYQFMNPGDIEKAKAILQEVFQTGKPQEMETEGVSRAGYKYVYSCRVGAMVSGGITVAAMVIATNITHQKLAEQELVRRRAELAHLSRLSTMGELAAELSHELNQPLAAINNYTNGCIRRIRLGTTSLDNLIEPLEEMSRQAQRASETIKRLRRHVQKSEVEHKKLDINLVIENSIALLEHEIQRNFVSLHLELSPEPLHTIGDAIQLEQVLVNLLLNAIEAMSEFPPEQRKLVIESDRDAHQNLVICVTDSGIGLKKGEENSIFETFYTTKQKGLGVGLSISQTIIEAHGGKLYPRRNKQGTSFFITLPLVNGDNNGGG is encoded by the coding sequence GTGGATCAAACCGAATCGCAGGATCATGCCAGTCTGGCCTCCCGTTTCCTGTCTGAGACATTTCCAGAATTACAGAATCGTGATTTCCTGGATCATCTGTCTGACGTCAATCATCAGTTGCTGCGCAAAATCCTTTCGATCACCCCCCTGATCATCTGGGCCGTGGATCGTGAAGGTATTGTCACACTCTCGGAAGGGGGAGGACTGACCAAGCTGGGATACGAACCTGGGGAATGGGTCGGCAAATCAATTTTCAAAGAATTCGCAGACGATGCGGAGCTGATCGATCTGTTCAACCGAACTTTGAGCGGCGAAAAGAATCATCTGGTCAGAACCGTCGGCGCACAGACCCTCGATGTGGAATACACACCACTCTATAATGATGAGCAGCAGGTCGACGGTTTTCTCTCGGTCGCCGTCGATATTTCGGAAAAGGTGGCATCAGAGGAAGAACTCCGCCGATCTGAAGAACGCTTCAGTACCATCTTCCAGGTCAATCCGATTGCGATGTGCATTACGGAAATTGATACCGGGATCTTTATCGAAGTCAACGAGAACTTCCTGACAGCCCTGCAATGCACGCGTGAAGAGATCCTGGGAAAAAGCGCCTTCGATATCGGCTTCTGGCCCAGCAAGGAAACACGCCGGGAAATGATCGAAAAGGTCAAAAACGAAGGCACAGCGAAGGAACTGTATTTCGATTTTATCATTCCGAACGGCACCCGGCTCTGCACGATGCTCTCGGCCGTTCAGATTTACTTTCGTGGTGAAACCTTCCTGCTGTCCTGTGTGAAAGATGTGACCCGCGAACGGGCCGCACTCGATGAACTCGAAAAACTCAACGAACACCTCGAAGCCCGCGTCGCTTCGCGTACAGCAGAACTGCAACAGGCCCATGCCAGTCTGAATGAGGAATACACCAAACGTAACCGCCTCTACCGGGCGCTGCAGCAGACCGAAGCCAGATGGCGCTCACTGGTCACCAATGCACCGGATACGATTCTCACGGTCGACATCGACGGGACCATTCTCTATCTCAACCATCCCATCGCCGGACAGAAAATGGAAAAGGTCATCGGCGCTTCCATCTACCAATTCATGAATCCAGGCGATATTGAGAAAGCCAAAGCGATTCTGCAGGAAGTCTTTCAGACGGGTAAACCTCAGGAGATGGAAACTGAGGGAGTTTCGCGCGCTGGTTATAAATATGTCTATTCCTGCCGGGTCGGGGCCATGGTCAGCGGTGGCATTACCGTCGCTGCCATGGTCATTGCCACCAATATTACCCATCAGAAACTGGCCGAGCAGGAACTGGTCCGCCGGCGTGCCGAACTGGCTCACCTCTCCCGCCTGTCGACCATGGGTGAACTGGCCGCCGAACTCTCGCACGAACTGAACCAGCCCCTGGCAGCCATCAATAATTACACCAATGGCTGCATCCGACGCATTCGTCTGGGAACCACCAGTCTCGATAATCTGATTGAACCGCTGGAGGAGATGTCGCGGCAGGCACAACGCGCCAGCGAAACGATCAAACGCCTTCGCAGACACGTCCAGAAGAGCGAAGTCGAACATAAGAAACTCGACATCAACCTGGTCATTGAGAATTCCATCGCCCTGCTCGAACATGAAATTCAGAGAAACTTTGTGAGCCTGCATCTGGAACTGAGCCCGGAACCACTGCATACCATCGGCGATGCCATCCAGTTGGAGCAGGTACTCGTCAACCTGCTGTTGAATGCGATCGAAGCCATGTCCGAGTTCCCCCCGGAACAGCGAAAACTGGTGATTGAATCCGACCGTGATGCGCACCAAAATCTGGTTATTTGTGTGACTGACAGCGGAATAGGTTTGAAAAAAGGCGAAGAAAATTCTATCTTCGAAACGTTCTATACAACTAAACAAAAAGGACTTGGCGTTGGTTTGTCCATCAGCCAGACGATTATCGAAGCACATGGGGGAAAGCTGTATCCCCGTCGCAATAAACAGGGAACGAGCTTTTTCATCACTCTTCCCTTAGTCAATGGAGACAACAATGGTGGTGGCTGA
- a CDS encoding response regulator transcription factor produces MTTQQEATVFVVDDDPAIRKSLRWLIESVGLKVQTHELASEFLESYSPDRPGCLVLDVRIPGMSGLELQEKLRERGYDIPVIIVSGYGDVPMAVRAMKAGAVDFLEKPVSDQVLLDYIQKGIERDIKNKAIRLQNKELLERKATLTRRELEVMDYVVSGFSSREIAEKLNVSFKTVEAHRAKIMKKMQAKSVPKLIQMELQIQGTPAPIQDR; encoded by the coding sequence ATGACAACCCAACAGGAAGCAACCGTATTTGTCGTCGACGACGATCCCGCAATTCGCAAGTCCCTCCGCTGGCTGATTGAATCGGTCGGTCTCAAAGTGCAGACCCATGAACTCGCCAGTGAATTTCTGGAAAGCTATTCTCCCGATCGTCCCGGCTGCCTGGTACTCGATGTCCGCATCCCGGGAATGAGCGGCCTGGAATTACAGGAAAAACTGAGAGAGCGGGGCTACGATATTCCCGTGATCATCGTTTCCGGATACGGAGACGTGCCGATGGCCGTTCGGGCCATGAAAGCCGGAGCCGTCGATTTCCTCGAAAAACCGGTCAGCGACCAGGTTCTGCTCGATTACATCCAGAAAGGAATCGAGCGGGATATCAAAAACAAGGCAATCCGTCTGCAGAACAAAGAGCTCCTGGAACGCAAAGCCACGCTGACCCGCCGGGAACTGGAAGTCATGGATTACGTGGTCTCCGGCTTCTCCAGTCGGGAAATTGCCGAGAAGCTGAATGTCAGTTTCAAAACGGTCGAAGCACACCGTGCCAAGATCATGAAAAAAATGCAGGCGAAAAGCGTGCCCAAACTGATCCAGATGGAACTGCAGATCCAGGGAACTCCGGCGCCTATTCAGGATCGCTGA
- the fhcD gene encoding formylmethanofuran--tetrahydromethanopterin N-formyltransferase, protein MNNQPELAWNGVPVCDTFAEAFTTVGTRLIVTAATESWVRIAAAEVTGYATSVIACDAEAGIETFLTPGESPDGRPGVSLMFFAFSRSALEKAVTNRVGQCILTCPTTACYAGVPVTDPEKAIALGKQLRFFGDGFQTSKKWEERRLWRIPVMDGEFVCEDRVGSFKGVAGGNLLICATDQSAGLLATEAAVTAMRDVDQTILPFPGGIVRSGSKVGSRYSALKASTNDAYCPTIRAQTESDLPEGTGCVYEIVIDGETFAAVQQAMRDGLDAATREPGVLEITAGNYGGKLGKHHFHLVEIIAELEQNQ, encoded by the coding sequence TTGAATAATCAACCAGAACTGGCATGGAACGGTGTTCCCGTCTGCGACACATTCGCGGAAGCATTCACCACGGTCGGAACCCGTCTCATCGTGACTGCGGCCACCGAGTCCTGGGTCCGGATTGCAGCAGCAGAAGTCACCGGATATGCAACCAGCGTGATTGCCTGTGATGCGGAAGCCGGTATCGAAACGTTTCTCACTCCCGGGGAAAGCCCCGATGGTCGTCCCGGCGTGAGCCTCATGTTCTTCGCTTTCAGCCGGTCCGCGCTGGAAAAGGCAGTCACCAATCGTGTGGGACAGTGCATCCTCACCTGCCCCACCACTGCCTGCTATGCCGGAGTCCCGGTTACTGATCCTGAAAAAGCGATCGCCCTGGGAAAACAGCTCCGCTTCTTTGGAGACGGATTTCAGACTTCCAAAAAGTGGGAAGAACGCCGGCTCTGGAGGATTCCCGTTATGGACGGCGAGTTCGTCTGTGAAGATCGTGTCGGCTCATTTAAAGGAGTCGCCGGCGGCAACCTTTTGATCTGTGCGACAGACCAGAGTGCGGGGCTGCTGGCGACGGAAGCCGCTGTGACAGCCATGCGGGACGTCGACCAGACCATCCTCCCCTTCCCGGGGGGCATTGTCCGCAGTGGCAGTAAAGTCGGCTCGCGGTATTCTGCACTCAAAGCCAGCACGAATGACGCCTACTGCCCGACCATCCGTGCCCAGACCGAGTCTGATCTGCCGGAAGGCACAGGCTGCGTGTATGAAATCGTCATTGATGGAGAAACCTTCGCAGCGGTCCAGCAGGCCATGCGGGATGGACTGGATGCTGCCACACGTGAGCCGGGAGTGCTCGAGATCACCGCAGGCAACTATGGCGGCAAATTAGGCAAGCACCATTTCCATCTCGTGGAAATCATCGCTGAGCTGGAACAAAACCAGTAG